In Sardina pilchardus chromosome 8, fSarPil1.1, whole genome shotgun sequence, the genomic window TTTGTGCTACGTTACAGATGTTAATCCCCCCCATCCCCGTTGTCTTatcaccccacccctcctctccctccccatctgaTTATTCTGTGGCTCCTACCGCCCGTGAGTTCCATTGTTAATTTCTCATTCTcgatcatcttcttcttctcctccagctcagCAATTAAGTTCTCCTTCAGCTCAACCTTCTTATCGTCAAATTCCTTCACCGCCGCCTTCCTCTCTTTGATGTAGCTTCTCTCCACCTGCTCCGTCTATACCAAATCAGTGTTTGAGACAGAAACATAGAGAGAAAGTCTGTAGCAATGAATATACGAGGGACACGTATAAGCAGGATGTGTCCCATCAAAACAATTATGGATTCAACAACACCGGTTGTTTAGAGCACTCACCTCAAGTTGGTAGAACAGATCTGTAAACCAGAAATGACAATCTATTAGGCACATTTCTATTCTTAATCTATTAAGCAAAAGTTTCGCAGGAAAATGCAAGACAATGAGCAAAATCTATACCATCGATGTAAAATCTTTGAATGACTTGAGCACAGAAGAACAGACTGACCTGCATTGCGCAGTCTCTCCTTGTACTGCTGATCCAGCTTCTTCATTCTCTTCTGATACTCTTGCAACGTGCCTGTGGACAATATTCATTTCATCAGAATACATTATTCAATAATATGCTGGTTAATGGATGCTACACGAGGGACAGATCTTAGTAGTAGCACTGCTCATGCTCTCTTATCCATATTCTAGTTGTATCCATATAAAACAGCTGCCCTCTCATATTACCATTTTTCCCCCAGAGACATGAAAtactcttttctgattggctggtggcGTGGCTATTAATTCTGTATCCGAACACCAATAAAGTAAATCTGGTAATCACCCAAGATTAAACATTGTTACACATTGAAGCTCTTTTGAATGGTAACTATAACAACCCGCAAACGGCATTTGAATTAGGTAGCAGGCTTCAcaataagatagatagatagatagatagatagatactttattgatccccaaggggaaattcaaggtcccagcagcttaagacaccacacacaacatacagtacaatgtaaacaatgtaaacaatgtaaacaataatGGATTCAACTGCCAACATAGAGTAAGGGTTGTTGGATAGTAGTGGGAGGTGATATTGTTCACATTGGACTCGCTTTGGTGTGAAGGAGGAAACTGGGAGCTGAAAGAGTATAATGACTACATTCGTCTCCAATAAGACTTTTAaactatccaccttattcctgaACCAAATATGGGCATCGCCTATACATTTTCCTCATACATTATATGGAATGCCAAATTGTCAACATTTTGAACAAAATATCAGTTGGAGAATGTTCTTGTTCGCCTGCTGAGACTGCACTAAGTTATCATTTAAACAGAATGGACAGAAGATGAATCAGATACCAGTAGTATCAGAAGTAGGACTTCATGAATGAGATGGATAATTACATATTTATCATATAGACATCAGGGCATTTAGTATCTTATTACACATCTTTAATGAGAGCTGAAAACACCAAACCCACCTTCCTGAAGCTGTTGTAACTGCCTTTTCAGTGAAGCCAATTTGTCTTGATACATCCTGCAGATTGAGGAACAGGGACGACttagagggtgagagaaagaccTGGATATCTAACATTTGCCCTGAGATGTTTACTAGCCtttacaaacacaacacaggtcAACATCAAAGTAACAGTAAATGAGCTTATATggacaaaaaaacattgtatCAAATATTCTAATCTTAAATTTAGAGTATGAATTTGAAAATGCTGACAATCCAAATATTGGCTAgtgccaccacttctcaatgagacgtggtctgggaaccaaacgttcatattctcgtatttgaaaaaaatgcacagatccgtttattgggcgccacggatgtctatcaaatgcgtctgtttagctcatcatcatcttgctttccccccgtTCTgcgattggtcccctatctgaggcaaaaattagggcggtagtttccaggctgccttagcagcgtgaatcaaattgcGTGCAAgacagcatgggaacacccagccTAAATATTGCCGGTATTTGTATttaggacatagaatggatgaatcgagcattgtactgtgttctctgatgctaAAACAGTGTaaattcaactttgatttataaaaataaactcaattgcaattccacatgcccaattaaaaccttacatttaggctgggtattgaaatggtccttttgactaaatggcaccctctttggcaaccccaattgaacttcaatggttttgcgatatttgacatcacaattAGGCTTTGTTCTgattcgcccattttttagtggctgTTTCTGAGTTTAAGATTTTCAAGGAGgacacaaccatgcctcatgttcatgatagctcttcggttatgcacaacctctccaaATTCATCAAAACGAAGACAAAAATGTCACCTTTAAACTGGTTAACTGAAAAAGGGCAAAGATAGTTCCAGTGGTGGACATTACTTGAGTACATTTACTCAATTACTGTACTTTACTTGAGTATTTCAATTTAGTTAAACTTCTTGCTTTTTATTCCAGCACATTTCTAGGCTAAATATCTTACTTTTTACTCGACTACATTTTGTGACAGTTGAAGTACAGTTTAAGTTCCTTATGGAAAAAAGACATATAATACATGTACTTACATGTATATTTTCTATTAAGCGAGCTAGGCTTAAAATAATGGTGTTCCCTAACctatgttattattatatccACTGTTTACTGTGCTTGTTGAGCCCTTATCACAATATTGATGCTACCATAACTAGCTTCATGACGCCATCGAGCTAATGATGATAGACAATATTAGacaatgatagatagatacacaacGATGGACAATCTGACACTGTCAAACACAGAAGGGAACGTATCGATTTGGTCCAAAAAGTGTAAAGCATTCAACAAAGCAAAAAGTGGTTTCTTTGAAGTACCTAAGATAAGATGTCACACTAGTTTGTTTTTAGTTCTTTCTACATACAAAAATTCTTGGTTGATTTTGTCCTTGAATGAATGATAAAGGCTCAACGAATGCCTATGGCTGTGCTGAATGACTTCAACAATAGTAAATGCAACTGTATTAGTCATAATACAtttcaggacttttactttcgaTACCTAAGTACATTTGAAAGTAAGTATTTTTGCAATTCCACTCAAGTGGAAATGTAAAAGGAGGACTTCTACGTTTACTTAACATTTAATCATCACCTCTACTTTCGCTCAAGCACATGATGTgtgtacttcgtccaccactggATATTTCTATTCCAATGTCATTGCTACTTAATGCTGTGTGAAACTTTTTTATCACTTGCACTTCCCAATGCGATGGTCATACTCACTGCTCTTTGATCTCAATATAGTCATCCTCATCATGTTTTGCGAGGTCCGTCTCACTGGCATCTTCTGTGTCTACAAATAACACACCAAAAATCACGTTACTACATGATATACACAGGGTTGTGTCAATGCAACAGGAAAAGGTGCAGAGATGTGGTCGTTCATACAATTTGCATTAAGTCCAAAGCCAACTGTAGCATTACATaatgatgatcatgatgatcGCAACATCAACACTCGGTCAGACTGACATCAATCCAGTAACGTTAAACCAGCACCGCCGTTGACACTGCGCTGTCATTTCGGCCGTCGTAGTGTTGCACACTTGTAACACGAGTAAATAATCTGCTATCGTTTCAGTCTCGTTTCATTTACAGCACTGGCATTGCAGACCCAAATGCTTGGAATGTTGCAAATCAGACATGAGACTAAATAAGACCAGACAGGCACAACGCAGAACAAAACACAtaccataacataacataagcTGTCGAAGGCCAATCCTTTTAAATCACAAGCAATAGTGACTTCGAGATGAAATAACATTAAAACAAGAAAGTTTAAACTTCCCTGACATTTCCCATATCCAATGACACACGCACAAGCTATAACATCAAGTAAAGAAAATAACAAGCTAGTTATAATTTCATGAAATAGCTTGAAGTAGTAACGTTAGCTAAGCAAGCTAACATGTCTGGTTAGCCAAGAGTCTGGCCATTCAGCAGCTAACGGTGCAGACTTTACTGGCATTTCAAAACAGTGGCATGTAACAGCACACTGATTACTATGAGGAGTAAGGTCAAACCACGGGAAACACGCCTAGATAATCAAATACTCATTTGGGAGGAAATTCGTGTCATTTCGGTGATACAAACGGTCATCTAGAATCCAGTCGTAAGAATAATTCATAATGCTAACTcggtagcaagttagctagctagcaaatgTCTACCAACATCTCAGTGCAACAAGGTAGTTAGCGATACCCAACACAACGACATTCGAACATTAAGTTGAATAATGGGTAGGTGATATAATACATCGGGAAATTTAACCGGAGAAGTTTTCAATGTTTTAGGTAGCTACCTAGTTATCCGCTAACTTATTTCATGGCTTCGCCAAACATCGCACTTGGGAAATGTCCAGTGTTGGTTAGCTGCTAGTCAGAAAATTAGTTGACGTTAGTCTGTTTACCTTCTTCCGAGTCCCTGCCCCTGAAACttctgtcatcatcatcatccacacTATCGAGCTCTTCTTCATCGTTGTAATAATCAACCACAGGCGACAACAGAGTTGATGCCATTTGGTTCTTAATCATTCATAAACACCACTTCCACAATGAAATTCACTTCTCAACAAAACAGCGCTCGAATGTGGAAGGACCCAATAGTTAGTAGGCCAGCAACAAGCCTAAAGAATGTACACTTTCAGAGCCACTTTATAAATGCGCATGGATTTTAACCGAGCGGCTATTTAAAGCAATTAATTTATTCTTTTAATATTGTAAATGGTTAATTTTCAACTGTGAAAATGAACGGAGCAGTACACATTTCATGAAGGCACACGGG contains:
- the suds3 gene encoding sin3 histone deacetylase corepressor complex component SDS3; this encodes MIKNQMASTLLSPVVDYYNDEEELDSVDDDDDRSFRGRDSEEDTEDASETDLAKHDEDDYIEIKEQMYQDKLASLKRQLQQLQEGTLQEYQKRMKKLDQQYKERLRNADLFYQLETEQVERSYIKERKAAVKEFDDKKVELKENLIAELEEKKKMIENEKLTMELTGDSMEVKPIMTRKLRRRPNDPVPIPDKRRKPAPAQLNYLLTEEQIMEDLRTLNKLKSPKRPASPSSPEHLPTTPLEATAQRYEARIEEGKLYYDKRWYHKSQAIYLESKENTKISCVISSIGANEIWVRKTSDSTKMRIYLGQLQRGAFVIRRRSAA